The nucleotide sequence CGTGCTGGTCGAATTCAATTACACCGTCATGCGCAATAATTACGCCGAACTGCCGCGCCTGATCCATCTGGCGTCCAAGCTGGGCGTCGATAGCGTCACCACCCACAAGCTGGCCCCTTTCGATCTGCGCTTCATCGACGAGGCGTTCAAGCGGGCCGTCAGCGCTAGCCTGGACGAAGCGGCGGACATGGCCAAACTGCTGGGGGTGGCCTTTCTATCGCCCGATTACCGAACCGAGAGCGAGTTCGCAGCCTGGGAACGCAGCGCCTGTCTGGCCCCGCGCGACGGATTCAGGCTTGATCCCGAAGGGTTTCTGACGCCGCAATGCCATGCCGCCCAGAAAAACGGGCCGGTGGGAAATCTTTTGCTGCAAACCATCGAAGAGATACTAAGCGGCGGCAATTTCGGGCATTATCGCTCCTGCATAGATCATCCGGGGCTTTCGCAATGCGATCTGTGCCTGCATTTCGGGGGGGCATGAACGACCAACTCGCCACCGCGTTCCAGTGGCATCAGACCGGGCGGCTCATCGAGGCCGAGGCCGTCTATCGCGCCGTGGCCGCCCAGGCGCCAGAGCGGGCGGATGTGCGTTTCTTGCTGGGCGTGCTGCTGGTCCAAACCGGTCGGGCGGGCGAGGCCGAGTCCTTTCTAACCCGCGTGCTGGCTTTGTCGCCGGGCCATGCCGACGCCGCCTACAATCTGGGTGTTGCGCGCCAGGCCATCGGCAATTTCCGAGGCGCGGTGGCGGCTTATCGCTTGGCGCTGCGGCTTGGCGCTTCCTATCTTGACGTGCGGCTTAACCTGGGCGCGGCCTTGCAGGAAATGGGGCAATTCGCCGAAGGCGAGATCGCCTATATGGAGGCCTTGGCGCAAAAGCCGGGCGATCCCGGCATCCTTGGCAATCTGGCCCAACTGCTGAAGGCCACGGGGCGTCAGGAAGAGGCGTTGGCGGCTTTCGACGTCGCCTTGTCCGGCGCGCCCACAAGGCTCGATCTTCATCTGGGCCGAGCCTCCGTGCTGAAGGAACTGGGGCGGCTTGAAGAGGCGCTGGCGGCGCTGGACGGCGCCTTGCGCCTCGACCCCAATTGCGCCGAGGCCCACAACAACCGGGGCGTCTTGCTGAACGATCTGGGACGGTTCGACCTTGCGGGCGACGCCTTCAAGGAAGCTCTGGCCTGCAAGCCCACCTACGCCGAGGCGGCGGGCAATCTGGGCAATGTGTTGCTGGGTGCTGGACGGCTGGACGAGGCGCTGAAGGCCTATGATCAGGCGTTGGACCAGAAGCCCGAACTGGCGACGGCCAGATTCAACCGGGGCTTCGCCCGCCTGCTTTGCGGCGATTACGCGGGCGGCTGGCCGGATTGGGAAGCCAGATTCGGGCTGGCCGATATGCAAGGCTTCCATTTGGACGGGCCGGTCTGGGACGGCCTGCCCAATCTTTCAGGCCCGTTGCTGGTCCAGGCCGAGCAGGGCTTCGGCGACACCATCCACTTCTTGCGCTATGTCCCCTTGCTGGCGGCGACGGGCATCCAGGTGATCGTGCGCTGCCAAGACAGTCTGGTTCCCCTGATCCGCCGCTCTTTCGCGGGATTGGCCGAGGTGATCGCCCAATCGGACCCGCCCCCCGCCTATGCCGCCTGGGTGGCGGTGGCCAGCCTGGGCCATAAGCTGGGCACGCGCCTTGAAACGATACCGGCCTCCATCCCCTATCTGATTGCCGATGCCGAGCGTGTGACCGCCTGGGCCAAGCGCTTGTCCGGCGCGCAAAAACCCAAGCTGGGATTGGTCTGGCGCGGCAATCCGGGTTTCAAGGGCGAGGCCAGACGGGCGCCGGGTTTGACGCCGCTTAAGCGGATGATCTTGAACAATCCCCAGGTCAGGTGGCTGTCCTTGCAGCGCGACCCGGCCCGCCAGGAGATGTTTTCGCTTGGCCTGGGCGGCCTGTTGGAAGATCTGGGCGACGGCGACGATCCTTTGGTGGGGCAGGGTTTCGATTCCACCGCCGCCCTGCTGAAAAACGTCGATTTGCTGATTTGTTCGGATACGGCGGTGGCGCATCTGGCGGGCGCCTTGGGCGTCGAATGCTGGGTCATGCTGTCTTCGGCCCCCGACTGGCGCTGGGGCCGCGCGGGTGAAGGGACCCCCTGGTACCCCACGCTGAAACTGTTTCGCCAACCCGCCCCCGAAGATTGGGCCGGGGTGGCGGACAGGCTGGATATTGCAATCCGCGCCCGTTTCCCCGATAGTCCCGCGCCATGACAAACACCGCATCCATTCTGGTCGAAATTCCCGCAGGCGAATTGATCGACAAAATCACCATCCTGGAAATCAAGTCCGAGCGCATTTCGGATGCCCAGAAATTGTCCAACATCCGTGCCGAGCTGCAAACGCTTGCCGCCACGCGCGACCAAGCCATGGCCCCGTCGGCGGACCTGTCCGGCCTCAGCGCCAAGCTGAAGGCCGTGAACGAGAAATTGTGGGTGATCGAGGACGAGATCAGGGATTGCGAGCGGGCCAGGGACTTCGGAGCCAAATTCGTCGAACTGGCGCGCGCCGTTTACGTCACCAACGACGAGCGGGCGAATTTGAAGCGCGAGATCAACCTGCTGTTGGGGTCGCGCCTGATCGAGGAGAAATCCTACGCTCCCTACTGACGCCGCCTCTCCCGACCAGTCCCCTCCCGGCGTGCAGGCCTTGCTGGGCGAGGGGATCGCCCGCCAGCGCAAAGGCGATCTTGACGGGGCGGTCAAGGCTTACGGCGAGGCGCTGGCCCAAGATAGCCGCCTGACCGCCGCCTGGGGCAATATGGGAGTCGCCCTGCGCAGCCAGGGCAAGGCCGACGCCTCGCTGGCCTGTCAGCTTCGCGCCTATGCCTTGAAATCCGACGATCCCGGCATTCTGTCCAATCTGGGCAACGTCTTCAGAGACTGCGGACGCCACGCCGAGGCCGAAGCGGCCTTGAAGAAGGCCCTGGAGCTTCAGCCCGAGACGCCCGAATACTGGAACAATCTGGGTTTGGTCTGGCGCGACGCCAATCGCCCGGCTGACTGTCTGGCGGCGCTGGACAAGGCGCTCGCCCTGCGCCCCGACTATCCGGAAGCGGCCTGGGACCGGTCGCTGACGCTGATGATGATGGGCGATTACAGCCGGGGATTCCCCGCCTATGAAAGTCGCTGGGCGCTTGAGAAAAGCCCGCCCCGCCAATTTCCCTTTGCGCGCTGGCAAGGCGAGCCGCTTAAAGGCAAATCCATCTTCCTGCATGACGAGCAGGGCTTTGGCGACGCGCTGCAATTCGCCCGCTTCACGAGGAACTTGGCCGAGATGGGGGCCAGGATCGTGCTGGAATGCCAGCCGACGCTGGCCCGCCTCTTTTCCGCCCTGCCCGGCGTCGTCAAGGCCGTGCCGCGGGGAACGACGGTGCAGGGTGCCGATTATTGGGCGCCCTTGCTCAGCCTGCCGGGGATCATGAAGCTGGGGGTCAATGATCTGGCGGGCGGTCAGCCCTATTTGAAGGCGGTGTCGGAACCCAAGGCCCGCATCGTCGATCAGAAGCGCCTGAAAGTGGGGCTCGTTTGGGCGGGCAAGATGACGCCCCGGGACCGTTCGGCGCCGCTGGAACGCCTGCTGGGCTTGGCCAGCCATCCCCAGGTCTTGCTGATGAGCCTGCAAATGGGCGAGCGCAAGGATGACATCAAGCGGCTGCATGCCCGCCCCCTGATCGCCGATCTTTCCCCAGCCATCGACGATTTCGCCGATACCGCCGCTTTGCTTGCCCAGCTTGACCTGCTGATCACCATCGATACGGCTGTGGCGCATTTGGCGGGCGCCATGGGCGTGCCCACCTTCTTGTTGCTGCTGCATTATTCCGATTGGCGCTGGGGTGTCAGCGGCGATAGCTCGCCTTGGTATTCGTCGCTGCGCCTGATCCGTCAAACAAGGCACGGTGATTGGGACGTAGCGCTCAACGCCCTGTACGGGGCTTTTCAGCAATGGCTGGCGGATCGTCAGAAGGCTTGATCGGCCCTGAGCGGCCCCTGAAAAACAAGCATTTTCCTTCATTAGGATAATCGGCAGATAAGCCCAGCTTGATCATAACGGCTAGTCTAAGGCCTTTAAATTCAACCTGTGACGCTGGACACAGCAATTTCTTAAGAATAGTATTTTATAGAAATTGATGCGGCTTGACGACGACAGAACCGTCCGCTCGCAAGCGTCGCAGCAAGGAAGTACAGTCATGAACGCGCACGCCGATCCGAAAACCCTGTCCATTCTAACCGAGGCCCAGACGCAGGGCAAACAAGCGCTTCCATTGCGGCTTGCGGCCCCCGAAGCGGGTGGCCATGGCGGTGCCGTGCGGATTCCTTCCTCCTCCATGTTGACCGAGGGCGATTACGCCCGCATCGGTCTTGATCTGATGATCACCGGCCCGGGCGGCGAGCAGGTGCTGGTGCAAGATTATTTCCTGACCGACGCGCCGCCCGATCTGGTGGCCGACGACGGTGCCAGGATTTCCGGCGATTTGGCAGAAAGCCTAGCCGGTTCGATGGCGCCCGGCCAATTCGCGCAAGCGGGCGCTGGCGGCGTCGCTAAACAGACGATCGGCCATGTCGAAACCATTTCCGGCCCGGTCAACGTGATCCATGCCGACGGTTCGAAGGGCGTTCTGAACAAGGGCGACTCGGTTTTCCAGGGCGACGTGCTGCAAACCTCCAAGGGAGCGGCGGTCGGCCTTTTGTTCGTTGACAAGACATCGCTGTCGCTGGGCAGCGAAGGGCGCATGGTGCTGGATCAGATGGTTTTCGACCCATCCAGTGGCACCGGCAAGTCGGCCTTCTCGCTGGTGCAGGGCACCTTCTCTTTCGTGTCGGGCCAGATCGCCAAATCCGCGCCCGACGCCATGACCGTGCGCACCCCGGTGGCCACCATCGGCATTCGCGGCACGTTGGGTTCGGGCGGCTATTCACCTGCGCAGGGCTTGACGGTAGCCGTTCTGTCCGAAGGCGGACAGGGGACCGGCGAAGTGACCATTTCCAACGCCGCCGGATCGCAAACCATCAACACGGCCAATTCGGCGGTCCTGGTCACCAGCTTTTTCAACCCGCCACCGCCCGCATTCTCCTTTACGCCGCAGCAATTCGCCAGTTCCGGCTTTGCCCAGACGCTGACCGCCCTGCCGCCTACGCCCGCCTCGGCAGGGGCGGCGCTGACTGTGCAGCAAATTCAAAGTCTGGCTCCGGCGGCTGGCGCGCCCGGTGCGGTCCCAGGCGCCCAGGCCCCTGGTGCGGCGGCTGGTCCGCAGGCCCCGGGACAAGCGGCTCCGGCGGCCCCCGGCGAAGCGGCGGCTGGTGCGCAGCAAGGTCCGGCAGGAGCGCAGCAGGCCGCTGGCGGCGGGGTTGCCTTCGGCTTGGTCGAAATCGGTCCAGGCGGCCCAGGCGTTGGCGCGGCAGCGGGTGCAGCCCGCCCGCAAGGCCCAGCCCAGGGCCAGACGGCTCAGATGTTTTCGGCTGCTGCCCAGGCGGCGATCGATCAGGCCATTTCGCAGGGTGCCAGCATCGAGCAAGCCCAGACGGCGGCTATGAATGTGCAGGCAGTCTTTAACAATGCCCTGTCGCAGGGTGCGGCTCCGCAGCAAGCCTTGGCGGCTGCGGGTCAGGCCGCCGTGCAGGCCGGTCTTCTGGGCGCGCAGGCGGGGACGGGCGGGGCCACGCAGGCCAGCAATCCCTTTGCCGCCGTGGCTAGCGGACAGGCGGTGATCAATCCGCTTGGCACTTTGGTCACGGCAAGCGGCGCCGCTTTCAACGCGGCAGGACAAACCGCTCAGGCGCTTGGCGCTACGTCGGGACAAGCGGCGCAAGCCAATCAAGCGGCGGCGCAGGCTGCCGGGCAGGCTTTGGCTGGCGGGGCTTCGCCCCAGCAGGCCTTTAGCGCGGCGGCCCAGGCGGGCATTGCCAGCGCGGTCAGCCAGGGCGCAACACCCGAACAGGCGGCGGCGGCGGTGGCGGCGGCGCAGGCGGCCCTCAACGCGGCGGGCGGCGGCGCTTTTGGCCCGACCACCTTCGGACAACCCAGCAGCATCTTCGGCACTGGCGGCGCTGGCACCATGAGCGGAGCGGCCAATCAGTTTGGCATGGCGGGCAGCGGCGGTTTTTCAGCCGGGTTCAACGTGCAGCAATTGGTCAATCAAACGCTGGCGCAGGCTGGTGGCGGATTGTCGCCAACCCAGATCGCCAATCAAGTGGCGGCACAGATTCAGGCCCAGCTACAAGCGCAGCTTCAAGCGCAGATCGCGGCTCAGGTGGCGGCGACCTCCACCACGTCTAGCAACAATTCTTATGTCACCAACTTGAACAACTCGACCACCGTTTTCGCCGACACGCTGTATGGCACCAACGGAAGCGACACGCTGGTGGGCGGCACGGGCAATTCGCAATTCATCTTCACGCAATATGCGGCGAACAGCGCGATCTACGGCAGCGATACGGTGTCGGATGGCGGCGGAACGGACCGCGTCACCTTCAACAACCTGGCGCAATTGTCCTCGGACACAACGCTGCTCAAGATCTTCGATAATTCGGTGGACGGTTATGTACGCGCCGAAATTCAAGTGGGCGCTTCCGTGGTCAGCACGATCGACATTTCGACCGGCATCGAACAGTTGGCGGCTGCCGATTCCGACCTGACCCTGGGCAACATTTCGGATGGCGTCCTTCTAAGCGGCGTCATCGACGAGGTGAAAAGTAATTCCGGCTCCTACGGCTACATCCTGGCGGGCACGACCGGAAACGATACGCTTGATCTGTCGAATACAGGTACATACGCAAGCCCCTTGGGGTCGATCATTTTCGGCGGAACGGGGGCCGACGTCATTACCGGCACGGCAACAGGCGATAATATTTACGGCGGTACCGGCAACGACATTATCACCAGCGGGGCCGGCAATGACAAATTGTATGGCGGCGCCGACACAGATACCTTGAACGCTGGCGCTGGCTACAACGCGCTATACGGCGGTGACGGCAATGACTGGGCTTGGTATTCCGATGCCGACAGCGTGTCAGTTTATATGGGCACGGGGACGGCCTCGACCGTCTATAGCTCGACGTCCTACAACGACAGCCTATCTGGCATCGAACATGTCCAGGGTTCCGGCGGCAACGATTTCTTTTATTTCTCGAACCTGTTCACCAGTGCCACCTCGGTTACCGGCGGGGCGGGCACCGATACTTTGTACCTGACGGGCGACTATTCCAGCGGCGTTACGCTGACCAACCTGTCCGGTGTGGAAACGGTCTCGCTGACGGGCGGCACCAGCTACAACGTGACCTTGGGCGTTTCGAGCGATCTGACCTATATCGACGCCTCCACGGCCGGCAGCGCCATTTTTGACGGCTCGGCCAACGGCGGCGGTTTCTCCTTCCATGGCAGCGCTGGCGCCGATTCCATCACCGGCGGCTCGGCCAACGACACGCTGGTCGGCGGGTCGAGCGCTGATTCCATCAACGGCGGGTCCGGTTTCGACACGTTGATCGGCGGCATGGGCAGTGATCATCTGACCGGCGGCGCAGGCAATGACGTGTTCTATTACTCGGGAACGCCGTCAATCCTGGGCGTTGACACGATTACCGATTTCGTCAGCGGCACGGACAAATTCTTCGTCGACGCCACCAGTTTTGGCTTTGGCCTTTCCTTGTCCGAAACGGCGAATTCGAAAAGCTACATCACGAGCACGACGGCCATGGGGGGGACGGGCTACGATTTCAACCTGACCGATTCCTCGACCGGCAAAGCCATCATCGTCATCGGGGCCAATACCGGCTCTGCGGGCGTCGAAGTTTGGTACACGACCAACCAGGAAGCGGCCTCGACCAGCAATTCCTATCAGATCGCCAGCCTGTCGGGCATCAACACCTCGCAAGTGGCCGTCACCGATTTCCAGACCACCGCCTAGGGCGTTCGTCAACGCAGCAACTGGTCCTTCGGGTCCTCGATCTCTTTGATTTCGGCCAGAAGTTCGGCATAGGCGCGCGTCCAATCCGGGTCGCCCGGCTTTTCGCCATATTCCACCATGCAGCAGGCATGGACCGAACAGGTGGGGCGCAGATGCGGGGCGGCGATGCAGCCATTCGGCCCCATCAGCGGCAATCGTTCATGGCCGGTGGGGGCTAGGTCCACCCCCCATTTCTCCTTAGCCCAGGCGATCACCGTAAAGCAGATGGCCGGGTGGCAGCAGGCGAAGGCCCTTTTGCAGCCAAATTCGCTGGGGGTGGCGCATTCCTGGGCCGTATGTTCGGCCATGCGCCGGTAAAGATCGATCAGTCGTTCACGCTCTTTGGTCATGCGCCACTCTAGCCTTTGCCTGCTGGCTGCGCTACAACGAGGCCGGACATTCTTCGGAGACGTTTAGGCCATGGCTTCCTACCAGTATATCTACGTGATGAAAAACCTGTCCAAAGTCTATCCGGGCGGGAAAAAGATCATGGAGGGCATCTGGCTCTCGTTCCTGCCGGGGGCCAAGATCGGCGTGCTGGGCTATAACGGCGCTGGCAAATCCACCCTTTTGAAGATCATGGCCGGGCTGGACAAGGATTATGGCGGCGAGGCCTGGTCCGCCGAAGGGGTGCGGGTGGGCTATCTGGAACAAGAGCCGCAGCTTGACCCGTCGAAGGACGTGCTGGGCAATGTCATGGACGGGGTGGCCGAGACCAAGGCGCTGCTGGACCGTTTCGACGACATCTCGGCCCGCTTCGCCGAGGAGATGAGCGACGACGAGATGACCGCCCTGCTGGCCGAACAGGCCGAGCTTCAAGAAAAGATCGATCATCTGAACGCCTGGGAATTGTCGCGCACCACCGAAATCGCCATGGACGCCCTGCGCTGTCCGCCCCCTGATGCCGACGTCGCGAAACTGTCGGGCGGCGAGAAGCGCCGCGTCGCCCTGTGCCGCTTGCTGCTGTCGCGCCCCGACATGCTGCTGCTGG is from Alphaproteobacteria bacterium and encodes:
- a CDS encoding radical SAM protein, encoding MNDLPAHLHLFIDLNDGCNLKCSMCGPRANLRDQKVLPPELFKSRVAPVFARVADFQLGCACEPLMLPYLGEALGLMRQYMRPDLRGQIITNGTLLKEETARILLDSSVLGKIRISIDGATAQTYEDIRKGARFAKVMDNVARLCELRTKGGHDVLVEFNYTVMRNNYAELPRLIHLASKLGVDSVTTHKLAPFDLRFIDEAFKRAVSASLDEAADMAKLLGVAFLSPDYRTESEFAAWERSACLAPRDGFRLDPEGFLTPQCHAAQKNGPVGNLLLQTIEEILSGGNFGHYRSCIDHPGLSQCDLCLHFGGA
- a CDS encoding tetratricopeptide repeat protein, yielding MNDQLATAFQWHQTGRLIEAEAVYRAVAAQAPERADVRFLLGVLLVQTGRAGEAESFLTRVLALSPGHADAAYNLGVARQAIGNFRGAVAAYRLALRLGASYLDVRLNLGAALQEMGQFAEGEIAYMEALAQKPGDPGILGNLAQLLKATGRQEEALAAFDVALSGAPTRLDLHLGRASVLKELGRLEEALAALDGALRLDPNCAEAHNNRGVLLNDLGRFDLAGDAFKEALACKPTYAEAAGNLGNVLLGAGRLDEALKAYDQALDQKPELATARFNRGFARLLCGDYAGGWPDWEARFGLADMQGFHLDGPVWDGLPNLSGPLLVQAEQGFGDTIHFLRYVPLLAATGIQVIVRCQDSLVPLIRRSFAGLAEVIAQSDPPPAYAAWVAVASLGHKLGTRLETIPASIPYLIADAERVTAWAKRLSGAQKPKLGLVWRGNPGFKGEARRAPGLTPLKRMILNNPQVRWLSLQRDPARQEMFSLGLGGLLEDLGDGDDPLVGQGFDSTAALLKNVDLLICSDTAVAHLAGALGVECWVMLSSAPDWRWGRAGEGTPWYPTLKLFRQPAPEDWAGVADRLDIAIRARFPDSPAP
- a CDS encoding glycosyltransferase family protein, yielding MQALLGEGIARQRKGDLDGAVKAYGEALAQDSRLTAAWGNMGVALRSQGKADASLACQLRAYALKSDDPGILSNLGNVFRDCGRHAEAEAALKKALELQPETPEYWNNLGLVWRDANRPADCLAALDKALALRPDYPEAAWDRSLTLMMMGDYSRGFPAYESRWALEKSPPRQFPFARWQGEPLKGKSIFLHDEQGFGDALQFARFTRNLAEMGARIVLECQPTLARLFSALPGVVKAVPRGTTVQGADYWAPLLSLPGIMKLGVNDLAGGQPYLKAVSEPKARIVDQKRLKVGLVWAGKMTPRDRSAPLERLLGLASHPQVLLMSLQMGERKDDIKRLHARPLIADLSPAIDDFADTAALLAQLDLLITIDTAVAHLAGAMGVPTFLLLLHYSDWRWGVSGDSSPWYSSLRLIRQTRHGDWDVALNALYGAFQQWLADRQKA
- a CDS encoding FecR domain-containing protein, with the protein product MNAHADPKTLSILTEAQTQGKQALPLRLAAPEAGGHGGAVRIPSSSMLTEGDYARIGLDLMITGPGGEQVLVQDYFLTDAPPDLVADDGARISGDLAESLAGSMAPGQFAQAGAGGVAKQTIGHVETISGPVNVIHADGSKGVLNKGDSVFQGDVLQTSKGAAVGLLFVDKTSLSLGSEGRMVLDQMVFDPSSGTGKSAFSLVQGTFSFVSGQIAKSAPDAMTVRTPVATIGIRGTLGSGGYSPAQGLTVAVLSEGGQGTGEVTISNAAGSQTINTANSAVLVTSFFNPPPPAFSFTPQQFASSGFAQTLTALPPTPASAGAALTVQQIQSLAPAAGAPGAVPGAQAPGAAAGPQAPGQAAPAAPGEAAAGAQQGPAGAQQAAGGGVAFGLVEIGPGGPGVGAAAGAARPQGPAQGQTAQMFSAAAQAAIDQAISQGASIEQAQTAAMNVQAVFNNALSQGAAPQQALAAAGQAAVQAGLLGAQAGTGGATQASNPFAAVASGQAVINPLGTLVTASGAAFNAAGQTAQALGATSGQAAQANQAAAQAAGQALAGGASPQQAFSAAAQAGIASAVSQGATPEQAAAAVAAAQAALNAAGGGAFGPTTFGQPSSIFGTGGAGTMSGAANQFGMAGSGGFSAGFNVQQLVNQTLAQAGGGLSPTQIANQVAAQIQAQLQAQLQAQIAAQVAATSTTSSNNSYVTNLNNSTTVFADTLYGTNGSDTLVGGTGNSQFIFTQYAANSAIYGSDTVSDGGGTDRVTFNNLAQLSSDTTLLKIFDNSVDGYVRAEIQVGASVVSTIDISTGIEQLAAADSDLTLGNISDGVLLSGVIDEVKSNSGSYGYILAGTTGNDTLDLSNTGTYASPLGSIIFGGTGADVITGTATGDNIYGGTGNDIITSGAGNDKLYGGADTDTLNAGAGYNALYGGDGNDWAWYSDADSVSVYMGTGTASTVYSSTSYNDSLSGIEHVQGSGGNDFFYFSNLFTSATSVTGGAGTDTLYLTGDYSSGVTLTNLSGVETVSLTGGTSYNVTLGVSSDLTYIDASTAGSAIFDGSANGGGFSFHGSAGADSITGGSANDTLVGGSSADSINGGSGFDTLIGGMGSDHLTGGAGNDVFYYSGTPSILGVDTITDFVSGTDKFFVDATSFGFGLSLSETANSKSYITSTTAMGGTGYDFNLTDSSTGKAIIVIGANTGSAGVEVWYTTNQEAASTSNSYQIASLSGINTSQVAVTDFQTTA